A portion of the Roseovarius sp. SCSIO 43702 genome contains these proteins:
- a CDS encoding RodZ domain-containing protein — protein MILRRSSRDRQTADDTSNGFDSFELKLGDVMRGERATLGKSLLDVERELRIKASFVAAIENADPDAFDTPGFIPGYVRSYARYLGMDPDEAFAGFCAESGFSTAHGMSAAASSVRRDAPVIRKSPRRDQDPLVAPSTPFIPANESMFSRIEPGAIGSLIVLVALVGAIGYGGWKVLDQVQQVRVAPVENTPDVLAELDPLDSAVARETDESAGQAGDTVAGVFASPQEDALDRLYRPEALDVPVLVARDAPISTLSPAQVGTLRPMPQDDSIATAQAEADEGLTHPGLSGIDAALAAAQGTTPQVLAEPEPGVQMVAVRPAWVRVRAADGTVIYETIMNAGDTYDVPVTETPPSLRVGESGAIYFRVNGQHYGPVGPRGSVTANLALDAGTLAETYEVADLTQDADLERYVAELEQPRN, from the coding sequence ATGATCTTGCGTCGCAGTTCACGCGATAGACAGACCGCAGATGATACATCCAACGGGTTCGACTCGTTCGAATTGAAGCTGGGCGATGTGATGCGGGGTGAACGCGCCACCCTCGGAAAATCCCTTCTCGATGTCGAGCGCGAGTTGCGCATCAAGGCGAGTTTCGTCGCCGCGATCGAGAACGCCGATCCCGACGCTTTCGACACCCCGGGTTTCATCCCCGGCTATGTCCGGTCCTATGCGCGCTATCTCGGGATGGATCCGGACGAAGCCTTTGCGGGTTTCTGCGCGGAAAGCGGGTTTTCCACCGCGCATGGCATGTCGGCCGCCGCTTCGTCGGTGCGTCGCGATGCGCCGGTGATCAGGAAGTCGCCGCGGCGTGACCAGGATCCGCTCGTCGCGCCCTCGACACCCTTCATCCCGGCGAACGAAAGCATGTTCTCCCGGATCGAACCGGGCGCCATCGGCTCGCTGATCGTTCTGGTCGCGCTGGTGGGGGCCATCGGATATGGCGGCTGGAAGGTGCTGGACCAGGTGCAGCAGGTTCGCGTGGCACCGGTCGAGAACACGCCCGACGTGCTGGCCGAGCTCGATCCGCTCGATTCGGCGGTCGCGCGGGAAACGGATGAAAGCGCGGGTCAGGCCGGTGATACCGTCGCTGGCGTCTTTGCCTCGCCGCAGGAGGATGCGCTCGACCGGCTCTACCGCCCCGAGGCGCTGGACGTGCCGGTGCTGGTCGCGCGCGATGCGCCGATCTCGACCCTGAGCCCGGCGCAGGTCGGCACGCTGAGACCGATGCCGCAGGATGACAGTATCGCGACCGCGCAGGCCGAGGCCGACGAAGGTTTGACGCATCCCGGCCTCTCGGGGATCGACGCGGCGCTGGCCGCCGCCCAGGGCACGACGCCGCAGGTTCTGGCCGAGCCGGAGCCGGGTGTGCAGATGGTCGCCGTACGGCCTGCCTGGGTCCGCGTGCGCGCGGCGGATGGCACCGTGATTTACGAGACGATCATGAACGCGGGCGATACCTATGACGTCCCGGTGACGGAAACCCCTCCGAGCCTGCGCGTGGGCGAAAGCGGTGCGATCTATTTCCGCGTGAACGGTCAGCACTATGGCCCGGTGGGTCCGCGCGGGTCGGTCACCGCCAACCTCGCCCTCGACGCCGGAACGCTGGCCGAGACCTACGAGGTCGCGGACCTCACCCAGGACGCCGATCTCGAACGCTACGTCGCCGAGCTCGAACAGCCCCGGAACTGA
- a CDS encoding M48 family metalloprotease produces the protein MQLFRVLAPALVLGLVIAQPARALTLLRDPDIENALRQLAAPVLKAAGLSPTRTNILVIDDRRLNAFVVDRDNIFIHSGLLLKMDSPEMLQAVIAHEAAHIANGHLVRRPVAMRNARTAAGIGVALAAAAGVAGGNAQAAGALALGASSTAQRLFFAHTRAEESSADASSVRYLVRAGVDPQGAVAVMDIFRGQEALSVGRQDPYARSHPLSADRYRVIKRLADANAGKASGNRSADYWFARAKGKLSAFQRAPKWTLTRAGESGFRDVALMREAIAHHRQSQMGRALRALDQAIALRPDDPYFYELRGQILMENRHFGQAAASYGRAVNAAPRDALILGSYGRALLAQGQYDKALRVLSQARDRDGRDSRVMRDLGVAYAKTGNRGMASLVTAERYALQGRLGDATVHATRASDMLPRGSGGWHRAQDVLSAAKSVSR, from the coding sequence ATGCAGCTTTTCCGCGTCCTTGCCCCCGCCCTCGTCCTGGGCCTCGTCATCGCGCAGCCTGCGCGCGCGCTCACGCTCCTGCGCGATCCCGATATCGAGAACGCGCTGCGGCAACTGGCCGCGCCGGTGCTCAAGGCCGCGGGGCTCAGCCCCACGCGGACCAACATTCTGGTGATCGACGACCGGCGTCTTAACGCTTTCGTAGTCGATCGGGACAATATTTTCATTCACTCGGGTCTCCTGCTCAAGATGGACAGCCCGGAAATGCTTCAGGCGGTGATCGCGCACGAGGCCGCGCATATCGCCAACGGTCATCTCGTGCGCCGCCCCGTGGCGATGCGCAACGCGCGGACGGCGGCGGGGATCGGCGTGGCCCTTGCCGCGGCGGCGGGTGTCGCGGGCGGCAACGCACAGGCGGCGGGCGCGCTCGCGCTCGGGGCCAGTTCGACCGCGCAGCGGCTTTTCTTCGCGCATACCCGCGCCGAGGAAAGCTCCGCCGACGCATCTTCCGTGCGCTACCTCGTGCGTGCGGGCGTCGATCCGCAGGGGGCCGTCGCGGTGATGGATATCTTCCGCGGACAGGAGGCGCTGAGCGTCGGACGGCAGGATCCCTACGCGCGTTCGCACCCGCTTTCGGCGGACCGCTACCGCGTGATCAAGCGCCTTGCGGACGCCAATGCCGGCAAGGCGTCCGGGAACCGCAGCGCGGATTACTGGTTCGCGCGCGCCAAGGGCAAGCTTTCGGCCTTCCAGCGCGCGCCGAAATGGACACTCACCCGCGCCGGTGAAAGCGGGTTCCGGGACGTGGCGCTGATGCGCGAGGCCATCGCCCATCACCGGCAGTCGCAGATGGGCCGCGCACTTCGCGCCCTCGATCAGGCTATCGCGCTCCGGCCCGATGACCCCTATTTCTACGAATTGCGGGGCCAGATCCTCATGGAGAACCGCCATTTCGGCCAGGCGGCCGCCTCCTATGGCCGCGCGGTCAATGCCGCCCCGCGCGACGCGCTGATCCTCGGCTCCTATGGTCGCGCGCTCCTGGCCCAGGGGCAGTATGACAAGGCGCTGCGCGTGTTGAGCCAGGCGCGCGACCGTGACGGCCGGGACAGCCGCGTGATGCGGGACCTGGGCGTCGCCTATGCCAAGACCGGCAATCGCGGCATGGCCTCGCTCGTGACCGCCGAACGCTACGCGCTTCAGGGACGTCTCGGCGACGCCACCGTCCATGCCACGCGCGCCTCCGACATGCTGCCGCGCGGGTCGGGCGGTTGGCATCGCGCGCAGGATGTGCTTTCTGCCGCCAAATCCGTCTCACGCTAA
- the ispG gene encoding flavodoxin-dependent (E)-4-hydroxy-3-methylbut-2-enyl-diphosphate synthase — translation MSHNPIRPWRNIERRKSRQIHVGPVPVGGDAPISVQTMTNTATTDVAGTVAQVQAAADAGADIVRVSVPDEASAKALKEIVRESPVPIVADIHFHYKRGIEAAEAGAACLRINPGNIGSPERVRDVIQAARDHGCSMRIGVNAGSLERHLLEKYGEPCPEAMVESGLEHIRILEDNDFHEFKISVKASDVFLAAAAYQQLADATDAPIHLGITEAGGLMSGTIKSAIGMGNLLWMGIGDTIRVSLSADPVEEVRVGYEILKSLGLRHRGVNIISCPSCARQGFDVIKTVEALEQRLEHIKTPMSLSIIGCVVNGPGEALLTDVGFTGGGAGSGMVYLAGKQSHKMSNERMIDHIVEEVEKRAAQIEAEEVKAAE, via the coding sequence ATGAGCCACAATCCGATCCGCCCCTGGCGCAATATCGAGCGCCGCAAGTCGCGCCAGATCCATGTCGGGCCGGTGCCCGTGGGCGGCGATGCGCCGATTTCCGTGCAGACGATGACCAACACCGCCACGACCGATGTGGCCGGGACCGTCGCGCAGGTGCAGGCAGCGGCGGATGCCGGTGCCGATATCGTCCGCGTTTCGGTTCCCGACGAGGCGTCGGCGAAAGCGCTCAAGGAGATCGTGCGCGAAAGCCCGGTTCCGATCGTGGCCGACATCCATTTCCACTACAAGCGCGGGATCGAGGCGGCCGAGGCGGGCGCCGCCTGTCTTCGGATCAACCCCGGCAATATCGGATCGCCCGAGCGGGTGCGCGACGTGATCCAGGCGGCGCGCGATCATGGCTGCTCGATGCGGATCGGCGTCAATGCCGGAAGCCTCGAGCGACATCTCCTGGAGAAGTACGGAGAGCCGTGCCCCGAGGCGATGGTGGAGTCGGGGCTCGAGCATATCCGCATCCTTGAAGATAACGATTTCCACGAGTTCAAGATCAGCGTGAAGGCCTCGGACGTCTTCCTCGCCGCCGCGGCCTATCAGCAATTGGCCGACGCAACCGATGCGCCCATCCACCTCGGCATCACCGAGGCGGGTGGGCTCATGTCCGGCACGATCAAGAGCGCGATCGGCATGGGCAACCTGCTGTGGATGGGCATCGGCGACACGATCCGCGTGAGCCTCAGCGCCGACCCGGTCGAGGAGGTGCGCGTGGGCTACGAGATCCTCAAATCGCTGGGGTTGCGCCACCGGGGGGTGAACATCATCTCGTGCCCGAGCTGCGCGCGGCAGGGTTTCGACGTGATCAAGACGGTGGAGGCTCTCGAGCAGCGGCTGGAGCACATCAAGACACCGATGAGCCTATCGATCATCGGCTGCGTGGTGAACGGGCCGGGCGAGGCGCTTCTGACCGATGTAGGCTTTACCGGCGGCGGCGCCGGGTCGGGCATGGTCTATCTTGCCGGCAAGCAAAGCCACAAGATGAGCAACGAGCGGATGATCGACCACATCGTGGAGGAGGTCGAGAAACGCGCGGCGCAGATCGAGGCCGAAGAGGTGAAGGCCGCCGAGTGA
- a CDS encoding DsbA family protein, which translates to MLRLLASTALAAALALPAHALDLTQMSDAEREAFRTEIRDYLLDNPQVIMEAVALLEQRQQEAQAQADVDLVKSNADALFADDHSWVGGNPEGDVTVVEFLDYTCGYCRHAFPELTELVEGDGNIRLIIKEFPIRGEEAVLASRFAIATLQTEGEDAYKNVHDALITFEGDYSEAALTRLATSLDLDADAIIAHMASDEVSDVIDANYALGREMDISGTPTFVMGDQMVRGYVPLEAMQQIVAAERQD; encoded by the coding sequence ATGCTCCGCCTTCTCGCCTCTACCGCGCTTGCCGCAGCCCTCGCCCTTCCGGCCCATGCGCTCGACCTCACGCAGATGTCCGACGCCGAACGCGAGGCGTTCCGCACCGAGATCCGCGACTATCTCCTCGACAACCCGCAGGTCATCATGGAGGCCGTGGCGCTTCTGGAACAGCGCCAGCAGGAGGCCCAGGCCCAGGCCGATGTGGACCTCGTCAAGTCCAATGCCGACGCACTCTTCGCCGACGATCATTCCTGGGTTGGCGGCAACCCGGAGGGCGACGTGACCGTGGTGGAGTTTCTCGACTACACCTGCGGCTACTGCCGCCATGCCTTCCCCGAACTGACCGAACTGGTCGAGGGCGACGGCAACATCCGCCTGATCATCAAGGAATTCCCCATCCGCGGCGAAGAGGCGGTGCTCGCCTCGCGCTTCGCCATCGCGACGCTCCAGACAGAGGGCGAGGATGCCTACAAGAACGTGCATGACGCGCTCATCACCTTCGAGGGCGATTACAGCGAAGCCGCCCTCACGCGCCTCGCCACGTCGCTTGACCTCGACGCCGACGCGATCATCGCCCACATGGCGAGCGACGAGGTGAGCGACGTCATCGACGCGAACTACGCACTCGGCCGGGAAATGGACATCTCCGGCACGCCGACCTTCGTCATGGGCGACCAGATGGTGCGCGGCTACGTCCCGCTCGAGGCGATGCAACAGATCGTCGCGGCGGAACGTCAGGACTGA
- the hemA gene encoding 5-aminolevulinate synthase: MDYTARLDEALGRLHEEGRYRTFIDIERRKGQFPHATWTRPDGETRDITVWCGNDYLGMGQHPAVLSAMHEAIDATGAGSGGTRNISGTTVFHKRLEAELSDLHGKEAALLFTSAYIANDATLSTLPKLFPGLIIYSDALNHASMIEGVRRNGGAKRIFRHNDLAHLRELLEADDPAAPKLIAFESIYSMDGDFGPIEAICDLADEFGALTYIDEVHAVGMYGPRGAGVAERDRLMHRLDIINGTLAKAYGVMGGYIAASAKMVDAIRSYAPGFIFTTSLAPAVAAGAAASVRHLKQDRALRAAHQEKAAILKTRLKGLGLPVIDHGSHIVPVMVGDPKHTKIISDMLLDRYGIYVQPINFPTVPRGTERLRFTPSPVHGREEMDRLVEAMDELWAHCALNRAQISA; this comes from the coding sequence GTGGATTACACAGCCAGACTTGATGAGGCGCTTGGCCGGTTGCACGAGGAAGGCCGCTACCGGACCTTCATCGACATCGAGCGGCGGAAAGGTCAGTTTCCGCACGCGACCTGGACCCGCCCCGATGGTGAAACGCGCGATATCACGGTCTGGTGCGGGAACGACTATCTTGGGATGGGTCAGCATCCGGCGGTCCTGAGCGCGATGCACGAGGCAATCGACGCGACCGGCGCGGGGTCGGGTGGCACCCGCAACATTTCGGGGACCACGGTCTTTCACAAGCGGCTCGAGGCGGAGCTTTCGGATCTGCACGGCAAGGAAGCGGCGCTTCTCTTCACCTCCGCCTATATCGCGAACGACGCGACGCTCAGTACGCTGCCGAAGCTCTTTCCCGGGCTCATCATCTATTCCGACGCGCTCAACCACGCCTCGATGATCGAAGGCGTCCGGCGCAACGGCGGGGCGAAACGGATCTTCCGCCACAATGACCTCGCTCATCTGCGCGAACTTCTGGAAGCCGACGATCCGGCGGCACCCAAGCTCATCGCTTTCGAGAGCATCTATTCCATGGACGGTGACTTCGGACCCATCGAGGCGATTTGCGACCTCGCCGACGAGTTCGGCGCGCTGACTTATATCGACGAGGTGCATGCGGTGGGCATGTATGGTCCGCGCGGGGCCGGGGTGGCCGAGCGCGATCGCCTGATGCACCGGCTCGACATCATCAACGGCACGCTGGCCAAGGCCTATGGCGTGATGGGTGGTTATATCGCGGCGAGCGCGAAAATGGTCGATGCCATAAGATCTTATGCGCCGGGGTTCATCTTCACGACCTCGCTTGCGCCGGCGGTGGCGGCCGGCGCCGCGGCCTCGGTCAGGCATCTCAAGCAGGACCGTGCGCTGCGCGCGGCACACCAGGAGAAGGCCGCTATCCTCAAGACGCGGCTCAAGGGTCTCGGCCTTCCGGTCATCGACCATGGCAGCCATATTGTCCCCGTGATGGTGGGCGATCCGAAACATACCAAGATCATCTCGGACATGCTGCTCGACCGCTACGGCATTTACGTCCAGCCCATCAACTTCCCCACCGTGCCACGCGGGACCGAGCGACTGCGTTTCACGCCGTCGCCGGTGCATGGGCGCGAGGAGATGGACCGGCTCGTTGAAGCGATGGATGAGCTCTGGGCGCATTGCGCGCTGAATCGCGCGCAGATTTCCGCCTGA
- a CDS encoding thioredoxin family protein, translating to MARVALILLLAGLPALPAWSETDFTRLTPAERAIFHAEIRAALLGLPREALPDAPAPPIDLYADEAANDLDRIAAAWSVLTDSNLPGFGPEEAGTTIALMIAPDCPDCARAEAGLRELAQEYDLRVTLVEMEAHRALTDRLGIDLAPTYVFKDKMLRGELPAIVLRKYLD from the coding sequence ATGGCGCGCGTGGCGTTGATCCTGCTTCTGGCGGGGCTGCCGGCCCTGCCCGCATGGTCCGAGACGGATTTCACCCGCCTCACCCCCGCCGAGCGCGCGATCTTTCACGCCGAGATTCGCGCGGCACTGCTTGGCCTGCCGCGCGAGGCCCTGCCCGACGCGCCGGCTCCCCCGATCGATCTTTACGCAGACGAGGCCGCGAACGACCTCGACCGGATCGCGGCGGCGTGGTCGGTGCTGACCGATTCCAACCTACCGGGCTTCGGCCCCGAGGAGGCCGGCACCACCATCGCGCTCATGATCGCACCCGACTGCCCCGACTGCGCCCGCGCCGAGGCCGGTCTGCGTGAGCTTGCGCAGGAATATGATCTGCGGGTCACGCTGGTTGAGATGGAGGCGCACCGGGCGCTGACCGACCGGCTGGGTATCGACCTCGCGCCAACTTATGTTTTCAAGGACAAGATGTTACGCGGCGAACTTCCCGCGATCGTGCTGCGCAAATATCTCGACTGA
- a CDS encoding dipeptidase, giving the protein MSLDAVLTRLDDQLPAAIERLQEVLRIPSISTDPAYKTHCEEAADWLVSDLQSIGIEAQKRKTPGHPMVVGHVDGPGPHLLFYGHYDVQPVDPLHLWNSDPFDPQVEETPQGRVIRARGASDDKGQLMTFVEACRAYKQVTGALPCKITFFFEGEEESGSPSLIPFMKENAEELSADLALICDTSMVSPGVPSIASQLRGMLKDEFTVHGPRIDLHSGHYGGPGLNPLREIARIIASFHDPETGRVAVEGFYEGVHEVPDELLRQWENCGFDEESYLNSVGYTQPHGEKGYSTLVQQWARPTLEINGLWGGYQGAGSKTVIPAEAHCKLTCRLVGDMDPDVLRTRIRAHVEERLSPDARVTWDTDLEGNKAAVMNIDRPEFEKARQALSGEWPNEAVFTGMGGSIPIAGYFKDILGLDSMLIGFAQDDDAIHSPNEKYNVESFHKGMRSWARVLDALGG; this is encoded by the coding sequence ATGTCGCTCGACGCCGTTCTCACCCGCCTGGACGATCAGCTTCCGGCCGCCATCGAGCGGCTTCAGGAGGTGCTGCGCATCCCCTCCATCTCGACCGATCCGGCCTACAAGACGCATTGCGAAGAGGCCGCGGACTGGCTCGTCTCCGATCTGCAAAGCATTGGTATCGAGGCACAAAAGCGCAAGACGCCGGGTCATCCCATGGTCGTGGGCCACGTCGACGGACCCGGTCCGCACCTGCTGTTCTATGGGCATTACGACGTGCAGCCGGTCGATCCGCTCCACCTCTGGAACTCCGATCCGTTCGACCCGCAGGTCGAGGAAACCCCGCAGGGCCGGGTTATACGCGCCCGCGGCGCGTCGGACGACAAGGGCCAGCTCATGACGTTCGTCGAAGCCTGCCGCGCCTACAAGCAGGTGACCGGTGCCCTGCCCTGCAAGATCACCTTCTTCTTCGAGGGCGAAGAGGAATCGGGCTCGCCCTCGCTTATCCCTTTCATGAAGGAGAATGCCGAGGAACTCTCGGCCGATCTCGCGCTCATCTGCGACACCTCCATGGTATCGCCCGGCGTTCCCTCGATCGCGAGCCAGCTTCGCGGGATGCTCAAGGACGAATTCACCGTCCACGGCCCGCGCATCGACCTGCATTCCGGCCACTACGGTGGCCCCGGCCTCAACCCGCTGCGCGAGATCGCCCGCATCATCGCGTCCTTCCACGATCCCGAAACCGGTCGCGTTGCGGTCGAAGGTTTCTACGAAGGGGTGCACGAGGTTCCCGACGAGCTGCTGCGCCAGTGGGAAAACTGCGGCTTCGACGAGGAAAGCTATCTCAACTCCGTCGGCTATACGCAGCCGCATGGTGAAAAGGGCTATTCCACCCTCGTTCAGCAATGGGCGCGCCCCACGCTCGAGATCAACGGGCTCTGGGGCGGATACCAGGGGGCGGGCTCGAAAACGGTGATCCCGGCGGAAGCGCATTGCAAGCTCACCTGCCGACTCGTGGGCGACATGGACCCCGACGTCTTGCGCACCCGTATCCGCGCGCATGTTGAGGAACGCCTCTCGCCCGATGCGCGGGTCACGTGGGATACCGATCTCGAGGGGAACAAGGCCGCCGTGATGAACATCGACCGCCCCGAGTTCGAGAAGGCGCGCCAGGCACTTTCCGGTGAATGGCCGAACGAGGCGGTGTTCACCGGAATGGGCGGCTCGATCCCCATCGCGGGCTATTTCAAGGACATCCTGGGACTTGATTCCATGCTGATCGGCTTCGCCCAGGACGATGACGCGATCCACAGCCCGAACGAGAAATACAACGTCGAAAGCTTCCACAAGGGGATGCGAAGCTGGGCGCGTGTGCTCGACGCCCTCGGAGGATGA
- a CDS encoding DUF882 domain-containing protein → MTDDKTTGVTRRALLGAFAATTLTAAPTFSNAAGFLRGAGDIRRLKMYSARTGEKIDTIYWIEGEYIRDAINEISVFMRDWRTNEVKPVDLRTVDIMAASHALVDTNEPYNLLSGYRSPKTNAMLRSRSRNVARNSLHMRGQAADLRLASRSVNQLGKAAQACRAGGVGRYYRSNFVHMDCGDYRTWNG, encoded by the coding sequence ATGACTGATGACAAAACCACAGGCGTGACTCGGCGCGCCCTCTTGGGTGCTTTTGCGGCAACAACCCTCACGGCCGCTCCCACATTCTCAAACGCGGCGGGCTTCCTTCGGGGGGCTGGCGACATCCGGCGGCTCAAGATGTATTCGGCCCGCACGGGTGAGAAGATCGACACGATCTACTGGATCGAAGGCGAATACATCCGCGACGCGATCAACGAGATCTCGGTGTTCATGCGGGACTGGCGGACCAACGAGGTCAAGCCGGTCGACCTTCGCACGGTCGACATCATGGCGGCCTCGCATGCGCTGGTCGACACGAACGAGCCCTACAATCTGCTTTCCGGCTACCGCAGCCCCAAGACCAACGCGATGCTGCGGTCGCGGTCGCGCAACGTGGCGCGCAACTCGCTCCACATGCGGGGGCAGGCGGCCGACCTTCGTCTCGCCTCGCGCTCGGTGAATCAGCTGGGCAAGGCCGCGCAGGCATGCCGCGCGGGCGGTGTCGGGCGCTACTACCGCTCGAACTTCGTCCACATGGATTGCGGCGACTATCGCACCTGGAACGGCTGA
- a CDS encoding murein L,D-transpeptidase produces the protein MPATAVRFLTSLLPALALAICGLVATAPETRAGVTAFKQAVAESAARDDDLAAFYRANGYRGIWTANEGEDRARRRALLEAIEDAEHHGLPPARYRPESLKSMMRDARTPRDLGRIEVELSRTFLQLARDMQTGLLVPREIDRGIVREVPYRSRSELLLNFSRANPRAFFRALPPQSAEYSRLMREKRRLGALMARGGWGPTVPAAALEPGESGPGVVALRDRLIAMGFMARSASAVYDDRLRDAVQDFQVAHGLEPDGVAGASTIAEINTPVSERIQSIMVAMERERWNNQPRGERHILVNLTDFSARIVDNDKVTFQTRSVIGKDVPDRRSPEFSDEMEYMEINPVWNVPRSIAVKEYLPQMQRNRGAAGHLKLYNARGQQVSRAHVNFNAYNARNFPFNLKQPPSSRNALGLVKFMFPNRYNIYLHDTPAKNLFARNKRDYSHGCIRLQEPFDFAYALLARQETDPKGYFHRILNTGQQTQVRLEKKVPVHIIYRTAFTQARGHTNYRNDVYGRDARIWDALRRAGVSLHAVRG, from the coding sequence ATGCCTGCGACCGCAGTCCGATTTCTGACGTCTCTCCTGCCCGCGCTGGCGCTCGCCATCTGCGGTCTCGTGGCCACGGCGCCCGAGACGCGCGCCGGGGTGACCGCGTTCAAACAGGCAGTGGCCGAGTCCGCGGCCCGCGACGACGATCTCGCGGCCTTCTACCGCGCGAACGGCTATCGCGGCATCTGGACCGCGAACGAGGGCGAGGACCGGGCGCGACGGCGCGCGCTCCTCGAGGCGATCGAGGATGCCGAGCATCATGGCCTGCCGCCGGCCCGCTACCGCCCGGAGTCCCTCAAGTCGATGATGCGCGACGCCCGCACGCCGCGCGACCTCGGGCGCATCGAGGTCGAACTGAGCAGGACCTTCCTGCAACTCGCCCGCGACATGCAGACCGGCCTCCTGGTCCCGCGCGAGATCGACCGCGGCATCGTGCGCGAAGTGCCCTATCGCAGCCGCTCCGAGCTTCTCTTGAATTTCTCGCGCGCCAACCCGCGCGCCTTCTTCCGTGCCCTCCCGCCACAATCCGCCGAGTACAGCCGCCTGATGAGGGAAAAGCGCCGGCTCGGGGCGCTCATGGCGCGGGGCGGCTGGGGCCCGACGGTGCCCGCCGCCGCGCTCGAACCCGGCGAAAGCGGACCGGGCGTGGTCGCGCTGCGCGACCGGCTCATCGCGATGGGCTTCATGGCGCGCTCGGCTTCGGCCGTATACGATGACCGGCTCCGCGACGCCGTGCAGGACTTCCAGGTGGCGCACGGGCTCGAACCCGACGGGGTCGCGGGCGCCTCAACCATTGCCGAGATCAACACCCCGGTCTCGGAACGGATACAATCCATCATGGTCGCCATGGAGCGCGAACGCTGGAACAATCAGCCGCGGGGCGAACGCCATATCCTCGTCAATCTCACGGATTTCAGCGCCCGGATCGTCGACAACGACAAGGTCACGTTCCAGACCCGCTCGGTCATTGGCAAGGACGTTCCCGACCGGCGCAGCCCCGAATTCTCGGACGAGATGGAGTACATGGAGATCAACCCGGTCTGGAACGTGCCGCGCTCGATCGCGGTCAAGGAATACCTGCCCCAGATGCAGCGGAACCGCGGTGCGGCCGGTCACCTGAAGCTCTACAATGCCCGCGGTCAGCAGGTCAGCCGCGCGCATGTGAACTTCAACGCCTACAACGCGCGCAACTTCCCCTTCAATCTCAAGCAGCCACCCTCGTCGCGCAACGCGCTCGGCCTCGTGAAGTTCATGTTCCCCAACCGATACAACATCTATCTTCACGACACGCCCGCCAAGAACCTCTTCGCCAGGAACAAGCGCGACTACAGCCACGGCTGCATCCGCCTTCAGGAGCCCTTCGATTTCGCCTACGCGCTCCTCGCGCGGCAAGAAACCGACCCCAAGGGATATTTTCACCGCATCCTGAATACCGGACAGCAGACGCAGGTCCGGCTCGAGAAGAAGGTGCCGGTGCATATCATCTACCGCACCGCCTTCACCCAGGCACGTGGGCATACGAACTATCGCAACGACGTTTACGGCCGGGACGCGCGCATCTGGGACGCGTTG